From Microbacterium sp. YJN-G, a single genomic window includes:
- a CDS encoding MaoC family dehydratase N-terminal domain-containing protein encodes MPVNNDLVGREFPPTAPYLVGREKVREFARAVFADAPQHTDVESARAAGYADVVAPPTFAMVIQDLTLQQLLAEPDSGIVLARTIHAEQRFAYTRPIVAGDELTARLAVTGIRALGGNAMITSEATITDAEGDHVVTATSVLLVGSESEGDDE; translated from the coding sequence GTGCCCGTGAACAACGATCTGGTCGGCCGGGAGTTCCCGCCCACCGCCCCCTACCTCGTCGGTCGTGAGAAGGTGCGCGAGTTCGCCCGCGCCGTCTTCGCCGACGCCCCGCAGCACACCGACGTCGAGTCGGCACGCGCCGCAGGCTACGCGGATGTCGTCGCCCCGCCGACCTTCGCGATGGTGATCCAGGATCTCACGCTGCAGCAGCTGCTCGCCGAGCCCGACTCGGGCATCGTGCTGGCCCGCACGATCCACGCCGAGCAGCGCTTCGCCTACACGCGGCCGATCGTCGCGGGCGACGAGCTGACCGCGCGACTGGCGGTGACCGGCATCCGCGCGCTCGGCGGCAACGCGATGATCACGAGCGAGGCGACCATCACGGATGCCGAGGGCGATCACGTCGTCACCGCCACCAGCGTCCTGCTGGTCGGCTCCGAGTCCGAGGGAGACGACGAGTGA
- a CDS encoding sulfite exporter TauE/SafE family protein yields the protein MHEDSAITREPRAYITYVFIGLTAGLLSGLFGVGGGTVIVPLLVLMLRFDQRLAAGTSLTAIVPTASVGVISYAMTGSVAWIPALILAAGAVVGAQIGSRLMPRISQTALRWGFVAFVVVVMVSLFLVIPSRDAVLELGWVNGVGLALVGMLTGVIAGLIGVGGGVIIVPVLMLVFGTSDLVAKGTSLLMMIPTAVSGTIGNLRHRNVDLLAAGIIGLSACTMTALGAWLATLIEPLTGNILFAVYLLVIAVQMTIKAIRGRGR from the coding sequence ATGCATGAGGACTCCGCGATCACCCGTGAGCCCCGCGCTTACATCACCTACGTCTTCATCGGGCTCACCGCCGGCCTGCTCTCCGGTCTGTTCGGCGTCGGCGGCGGCACGGTCATCGTCCCGCTGCTCGTGCTCATGCTGCGATTCGACCAGCGTCTGGCGGCGGGCACCTCGCTCACCGCGATCGTGCCGACCGCGAGCGTGGGCGTGATCTCCTATGCGATGACGGGATCGGTGGCGTGGATCCCCGCCCTGATCCTCGCCGCGGGCGCCGTGGTCGGCGCGCAGATCGGGTCGAGGCTGATGCCGCGCATCTCGCAGACCGCGCTGCGCTGGGGCTTCGTCGCGTTCGTGGTGGTCGTGATGGTGAGCCTGTTCCTCGTGATCCCCTCGCGCGACGCGGTGCTCGAACTCGGCTGGGTCAACGGGGTGGGCCTCGCCCTGGTCGGGATGCTGACCGGTGTCATCGCCGGTCTCATCGGCGTCGGCGGGGGAGTGATCATCGTGCCGGTGCTGATGCTCGTCTTCGGCACCAGCGACCTGGTCGCCAAGGGCACGTCGCTGCTCATGATGATCCCCACGGCCGTCTCGGGCACGATCGGCAACCTGCGCCACCGCAACGTCGACCTGCTCGCCGCGGGCATCATCGGGCTCTCGGCCTGCACGATGACCGCCCTGGGCGCCTGGCTGGCGACCCTCATCGAGCCGCTGACCGGCAACATCCTCTTCGCCGTCTACCTGCTCGTCATCGCCGTGCAGATGACGATCAAGGCGATCCGCGGCCGCGGCCGCTGA
- a CDS encoding XRE family transcriptional regulator → MTLSQAQETSDDSDALTIGRRIRQLRTARGMTLEELAGRIDRAPSQVSMFETGKREPKLTLLQTIAKVLGTTLDGLLEGEPLDDRATREIALERAMRGQTFRALGIPSFRIGKSLSDDAIDAMLALHGEIERLRDERAATPEEARRANLELRHLMRTQDNYFADLEQKAAEILAAVGHPGGPITQRTASEIAAHLGFTLHYAPDLPQSTRSVADLANGRLYLASSIPARGDARTAVLQALSSRILGHAEPRSYAEFLRQRVETNYLTGALLIPEAHVVPVLQDAKSRRAISVEDIRDAYSVSYETAAHRFTNLATRHLGIPVHFLKVHESGTITKAYENDDVNFPTDRLGSIEGQMCCRRWTSRTVFDVDDRFNPYYQYTDTGNGTYWCTARVEPSSEGLHSVSVGVRFDDTKWFVGRDTPNRGVSKHSVETCCRRAPAELEQRWREQSWPNVRTPRTLLATLPTGSFPGVDTTDVYEFLEAHAPR, encoded by the coding sequence ATGACCCTCAGCCAGGCCCAGGAGACGAGCGACGATTCCGATGCGCTGACCATCGGGCGACGCATCCGCCAGCTGCGCACCGCGCGGGGGATGACGCTCGAAGAGCTCGCCGGCCGCATCGACCGCGCACCCAGCCAGGTGTCGATGTTCGAGACGGGCAAGCGCGAGCCCAAGCTCACCCTGCTGCAGACCATCGCGAAGGTGCTCGGCACCACCCTTGACGGGCTGCTCGAGGGTGAACCGCTCGACGACCGCGCCACCCGCGAGATCGCCCTCGAGCGGGCCATGAGGGGGCAGACCTTCCGTGCCCTCGGCATCCCGTCGTTCCGCATCGGCAAGTCGCTGTCCGATGACGCGATCGATGCGATGCTGGCGCTGCACGGAGAGATCGAGCGGCTGCGCGATGAGCGTGCCGCGACGCCGGAGGAGGCGCGCCGCGCGAACCTCGAGCTGCGCCATCTCATGCGCACGCAGGACAACTACTTCGCCGACCTCGAGCAGAAGGCCGCCGAGATCCTCGCCGCGGTCGGGCATCCCGGCGGGCCGATCACCCAGCGCACCGCGTCCGAGATCGCCGCGCACCTCGGCTTCACCCTGCACTACGCCCCGGACCTGCCGCAGTCGACGCGCAGCGTCGCCGATCTGGCCAACGGCCGGCTGTACCTCGCCAGCAGCATCCCGGCCCGCGGCGACGCGCGCACCGCGGTGCTGCAGGCGCTGTCGAGCCGCATCCTCGGCCATGCCGAGCCGCGCAGCTACGCCGAGTTCCTGCGCCAGCGGGTCGAGACCAACTACCTCACCGGGGCGCTGCTGATCCCCGAGGCGCACGTCGTGCCGGTGCTGCAGGATGCCAAGTCGCGGCGCGCCATCTCGGTCGAGGACATCCGCGACGCCTACTCGGTCTCCTACGAGACCGCCGCGCACCGCTTCACCAACCTCGCGACGCGGCACCTCGGCATCCCGGTGCACTTCCTGAAGGTGCACGAGTCGGGCACCATCACCAAGGCGTACGAGAACGACGACGTGAACTTCCCGACCGACAGGCTGGGGTCGATCGAGGGGCAGATGTGCTGCCGGCGGTGGACCAGCCGCACCGTCTTCGACGTCGACGACCGCTTCAACCCGTACTACCAGTACACCGACACCGGCAACGGCACGTACTGGTGCACCGCGCGGGTCGAGCCCTCGAGCGAAGGGCTGCACTCGGTCAGCGTGGGCGTGCGTTTCGACGACACGAAGTGGTTCGTCGGCCGCGACACCCCGAACCGCGGAGTGTCGAAGCACTCGGTCGAGACCTGCTGCCGTCGGGCACCGGCCGAACTCGAGCAGCGCTGGCGCGAGCAGTCCTGGCCGAACGTGCGCACCCCGCGCACCCTGCTCGCGACCCTGCCGACGGGGTCGTTCCCCGGCGTCGACACGACCGACGTGTACGAGTTCCTCGAGGCGCACGCCCCGCGCTGA
- a CDS encoding isocitrate lyase: MTHYQDDIDAIQELKDANGEGWRAIDPEAAARMRAQNRFRTGLEIAQYTADIMRRDMAEYDADSSVYTQSLGVWHGFIGQQKLISIKKHLKSTNKRYLYLSGWMVAALRSEFGPLPDQSMHEKTSVPALIQELYTFLRQADARELDLLFTQLDAARAAGDDTAAEFIQSQIDGFETHVVPIIADIDAGFGNPEATYLLAKKMIEAGACAIQIENQVSDEKQCGHQDGKVTVPHEDFLAKINAVRYAFLELGIDNGIIVARTDSLGAGLTQKLAVSQQPGDLGDQYNAFLDVEQITEDELGDGDVVIKREGRLLRPKRLASNLYQFRPGTGEDRVVLDCITSLQGGADLLWIETEKPHVEQIAGMVDRIREAIPNAKLVYNNSPSFNWTLNFRQQAYDRLAAEGGDVSAYDRDRLMSAEYDDTALARFADEMIRTFQRDGSARAGIFHHLITLPTYHTAALSTDNLAKGYFGEEGMLTYVRDVQRQEIRQGIATVKHQNMAGSDLGDNHKEYFAGDAALKAGGQHNTMNQFS, translated from the coding sequence ATGACTCACTACCAGGACGACATCGACGCCATCCAGGAGCTGAAGGACGCGAACGGCGAGGGCTGGCGGGCCATCGACCCCGAGGCGGCCGCACGCATGCGGGCGCAGAACCGCTTCCGCACGGGGCTGGAGATCGCGCAGTACACGGCCGACATCATGCGCCGCGACATGGCCGAGTACGACGCCGACTCGTCGGTCTACACGCAGTCGCTCGGCGTGTGGCACGGCTTCATCGGCCAGCAGAAGCTCATCTCGATCAAGAAGCACCTGAAGTCGACGAACAAGCGCTACCTCTACCTCTCGGGGTGGATGGTCGCCGCGCTGCGCTCCGAGTTCGGCCCGCTGCCCGACCAGTCCATGCACGAGAAGACGTCGGTGCCCGCGCTGATCCAGGAGCTCTACACCTTCCTGCGCCAGGCGGACGCACGCGAGCTGGATCTGCTCTTCACCCAGCTGGATGCCGCCCGCGCGGCCGGCGACGACACCGCCGCCGAGTTCATCCAGTCGCAGATCGACGGCTTCGAGACGCACGTCGTGCCGATCATCGCCGACATCGACGCCGGCTTCGGCAACCCCGAGGCGACATACCTGCTCGCCAAGAAGATGATCGAGGCCGGCGCCTGCGCGATCCAGATCGAGAACCAGGTCTCGGATGAGAAGCAGTGCGGCCACCAGGACGGCAAGGTGACCGTGCCGCACGAGGACTTCCTCGCGAAGATCAACGCGGTCCGCTACGCCTTCCTCGAACTCGGCATCGACAACGGCATCATCGTCGCCCGCACCGACTCGCTGGGAGCGGGTCTCACGCAGAAGCTCGCGGTCTCGCAGCAGCCGGGTGACCTCGGCGACCAGTACAACGCCTTCCTCGACGTCGAGCAGATCACCGAGGACGAGCTCGGCGACGGCGACGTGGTGATCAAGCGTGAAGGCCGGCTGCTGCGTCCGAAGCGCCTGGCCAGTAACCTGTACCAGTTCCGCCCCGGCACGGGTGAGGACCGGGTGGTGCTCGACTGCATCACCTCGCTGCAGGGCGGCGCCGACCTGCTGTGGATCGAGACCGAGAAGCCGCACGTCGAGCAGATCGCCGGCATGGTCGACCGCATCCGCGAGGCCATCCCGAACGCGAAGCTGGTCTACAACAACAGCCCCTCGTTCAACTGGACGCTCAACTTCCGCCAGCAGGCCTACGACCGCCTCGCGGCCGAGGGCGGGGACGTCTCGGCGTACGACCGCGACCGGCTGATGAGCGCGGAGTACGACGACACCGCGCTCGCGCGTTTCGCCGACGAGATGATCCGCACGTTCCAGCGCGACGGCTCCGCCCGCGCCGGCATCTTCCACCACCTCATCACCCTGCCGACGTACCACACGGCGGCGCTGTCGACCGACAATCTCGCCAAGGGCTACTTCGGCGAGGAGGGGATGCTGACCTACGTGCGTGACGTGCAGCGCCAGGAGATCCGCCAGGGCATCGCGACGGTCAAGCACCAGAACATGGCAGGCAGCGACCTCGGCGACAACCACAAGGAGTACTTCGCCGGTGACGCCGCGCTCAAGGCCGGCGGTCAGCACAACACGATGAACCAGTTCAGCTGA
- a CDS encoding pyridoxal phosphate-dependent aminotransferase — protein sequence MTERAPLSRKLSAIAESATLKVDAKAKALKAEGKPVISYAAGEPDFATPQFIVDAAAEALADPANYRYTPAPGLPALREAIAAKTLRDSGLEVSPSQIIVTNGGKQSVYQAFQAVVNPSDEVLLPAPYWTTYPEAIRLADGIPVEVFAGADQDYKVTVEQLEAARTDRTTVLVFVSPSNPTGSVYSPEETKAIAEWALEHGIWIISDEIYQNLTYDGVKATSVVQALPEVANQTILVNGVAKTYAMTGWRVGWMVGPPDAIKIAGNLQSHLSSNVNNVAQRGAIAALNGPQDEAEQMREAFDRRRRLIVSELSKIDGLVVPNPTGAFYVYPDVQGLLGREWGGVTPTTSLELADLILEQAEVAVVPGEAFGPSGYIRMSYALSDDQLLEGVQRLQRLFAS from the coding sequence GTGACCGAACGCGCCCCTCTCTCCCGCAAGCTCTCCGCCATCGCCGAGTCCGCCACGCTGAAGGTTGATGCGAAGGCCAAGGCCCTCAAGGCCGAGGGCAAGCCCGTCATCTCCTACGCCGCCGGCGAGCCCGACTTCGCGACGCCGCAGTTCATCGTGGATGCCGCGGCCGAGGCACTCGCCGATCCGGCGAACTACCGCTACACCCCGGCGCCCGGTCTGCCGGCGCTGCGCGAGGCGATCGCCGCGAAGACGCTGCGCGACTCGGGCCTGGAGGTCTCACCCAGCCAGATCATCGTGACCAACGGTGGCAAGCAGTCGGTGTACCAGGCGTTCCAGGCGGTGGTGAACCCCAGTGACGAGGTGCTGCTGCCCGCGCCGTACTGGACCACCTATCCCGAGGCGATCCGTCTGGCCGACGGCATCCCGGTCGAGGTGTTCGCCGGCGCCGACCAGGACTACAAGGTCACCGTCGAGCAGCTCGAGGCCGCCCGCACCGACCGCACGACCGTGCTGGTGTTCGTCTCTCCGTCGAACCCGACCGGTTCGGTGTACTCGCCCGAGGAGACGAAGGCGATCGCCGAGTGGGCACTCGAGCACGGCATCTGGATCATCTCCGACGAGATCTACCAGAACCTCACCTACGACGGCGTGAAGGCGACGTCGGTGGTGCAGGCGCTGCCCGAGGTCGCGAACCAGACCATCCTCGTCAACGGCGTCGCCAAGACGTATGCGATGACAGGCTGGCGGGTGGGCTGGATGGTGGGTCCGCCGGATGCCATCAAGATCGCGGGCAACCTGCAGTCGCACCTGAGCAGCAACGTCAACAATGTCGCGCAGCGCGGTGCCATCGCGGCGCTGAACGGCCCGCAGGACGAGGCCGAGCAGATGCGTGAGGCCTTCGACCGTCGTCGCCGCCTGATCGTGTCGGAGCTCTCGAAGATCGACGGGCTCGTGGTGCCGAACCCCACCGGCGCGTTCTACGTCTACCCCGACGTGCAGGGGCTGCTGGGCCGCGAATGGGGCGGCGTCACACCCACCACCTCGCTGGAGCTGGCCGACCTGATCCTCGAGCAGGCCGAGGTCGCGGTCGTCCCGGGTGAGGCCTTCGGCCCGTCGGGCTACATCCGCATGTCGTACGCCCTCAGCGACGACCAGCTGCTCGAGGGCGTGCAGCGCCTGCAGCGCCTGTTCGCCTCCTGA
- the rraA gene encoding ribonuclease E activity regulator RraA, whose translation MTSTADLYDQHGDALQSLPLQLRSFGARTSFEGPIRTVRCFEDNALVKQLLSSPDDGAVLVVDGAGSLQTALMGDMIAQLAVDNGWAGVVINGCVRDSAVIATMPLGVKALGTNPRKSGKQGTGEVDVTVEFGGVSFRPGARLYADEDGILVER comes from the coding sequence ATGACCTCCACCGCCGACCTCTACGACCAGCACGGCGACGCCCTGCAGTCCCTTCCGCTGCAGCTGCGCTCGTTCGGAGCGCGCACCTCGTTCGAGGGCCCGATCCGCACGGTGCGCTGCTTCGAGGACAACGCGCTGGTGAAGCAGCTGCTCTCCTCCCCCGACGACGGCGCCGTGCTCGTGGTCGACGGTGCGGGATCGCTGCAGACGGCGCTGATGGGCGACATGATCGCGCAGCTGGCCGTCGACAACGGCTGGGCCGGTGTGGTGATCAACGGCTGTGTGCGCGACAGTGCGGTCATCGCGACCATGCCGCTGGGGGTGAAGGCGCTGGGCACGAACCCGCGCAAGAGCGGCAAGCAGGGCACGGGCGAGGTCGACGTCACCGTGGAGTTCGGCGGCGTCTCCTTCCGCCCCGGCGCCCGGCTGTACGCCGACGAGGACGGCATCCTCGTCGAGCGCTGA
- a CDS encoding VOC family protein, translating into MSGLIPYLLFPGNAADALRYYASTFGGEVRLFTYAEAGRADGPGDAIAHGMLVDGPVELAGSDAASGDDTVSMRGMFFSLLGTADPGALSSWFDALADGGEVIDPLQKRPWGDHDGTVVDRYGVHWLIGHQG; encoded by the coding sequence ATGAGCGGACTGATTCCCTACCTTCTCTTTCCCGGCAACGCGGCCGACGCGCTGCGCTACTACGCGTCGACGTTCGGCGGCGAGGTGCGCCTGTTCACCTACGCCGAGGCCGGCCGTGCCGACGGTCCCGGCGACGCGATCGCGCATGGCATGCTCGTGGACGGGCCCGTCGAACTCGCGGGGTCGGATGCCGCGTCCGGCGACGACACCGTGTCGATGCGCGGCATGTTCTTCTCACTGCTCGGCACGGCCGATCCCGGCGCGCTGTCGTCGTGGTTCGACGCACTCGCCGACGGCGGCGAGGTCATCGACCCGCTGCAGAAGCGGCCCTGGGGCGACCACGACGGCACGGTCGTCGACCGCTACGGGGTGCACTGGCTGATCGGCCACCAGGGCTAA
- a CDS encoding UDP-N-acetylmuramate dehydrogenase — MTEVTPIPLRDLTTLRTGAAPVRMLEATTRAELIDALHDVWATGEEWFVLGGGSNLLVGDEPFDGAVIRILTSGIEELPSPHEGRIRLRVQAGHNWDALVAYAVERGYAGIEAMSGIPGTVGAAPVQNVGAYGQEIQETLVEVELLDEHADEPVVVPASELGLGFRTSVLKHHYGEAQGRRAVILSVTLDLAVTGDAGRVIRGEQLRRALGLDGFEPVPLAWVRERILQTRAAKGMLLDESDPDTHSAGSFFQNAIVPEHIARALPAECPRWPVEPDLDTFTVIPLETYAGLSPRAERPEVLVKVSSAWLIEHSGIGKGFTLPRSRASTSTKHSLALTNRGGATAVELGELARFIQSRVHAEFGLLLQPEPVLIGVDL; from the coding sequence ATGACCGAGGTCACCCCGATCCCACTGCGCGATCTCACGACCCTGCGCACCGGCGCCGCACCCGTCCGGATGCTGGAGGCGACGACGCGCGCCGAGCTCATCGACGCCCTGCACGACGTGTGGGCCACCGGCGAGGAGTGGTTCGTGCTGGGCGGGGGCTCGAACCTCCTGGTCGGTGACGAGCCGTTCGACGGCGCGGTCATCCGCATCCTCACCTCCGGCATCGAGGAGCTGCCCTCCCCGCACGAGGGACGCATCCGCCTCCGGGTGCAGGCCGGGCACAACTGGGACGCGCTCGTCGCGTACGCCGTCGAGCGCGGCTATGCCGGTATCGAAGCGATGAGCGGCATCCCCGGCACCGTCGGGGCCGCACCCGTGCAGAACGTCGGCGCGTACGGGCAGGAGATCCAGGAGACCCTGGTCGAGGTCGAGCTGCTCGACGAGCACGCCGACGAGCCCGTCGTCGTGCCGGCATCCGAGCTGGGGCTGGGGTTCCGCACCTCCGTGCTCAAGCACCACTACGGCGAGGCGCAGGGGCGTCGCGCGGTCATCCTCTCGGTGACCCTCGACCTGGCCGTCACCGGCGACGCCGGACGGGTGATCCGCGGTGAGCAGCTGCGTCGCGCCCTCGGGCTCGACGGCTTCGAACCGGTGCCGCTGGCGTGGGTGCGCGAGCGGATCCTGCAGACCCGGGCGGCGAAGGGGATGCTGCTCGACGAGAGCGACCCCGACACGCACAGCGCCGGGTCGTTCTTCCAGAACGCGATCGTCCCCGAGCACATCGCCCGCGCGCTGCCCGCGGAGTGCCCGCGCTGGCCGGTCGAGCCCGACCTCGACACGTTCACCGTGATCCCGCTGGAGACCTACGCCGGCCTCTCGCCGCGCGCCGAGCGCCCGGAGGTGCTCGTGAAGGTCAGCTCGGCGTGGCTCATCGAGCACTCAGGAATCGGGAAGGGGTTCACGCTGCCGCGCTCTCGCGCGTCCACCTCGACCAAGCACTCTCTCGCACTCACGAACCGCGGCGGTGCGACTGCGGTCGAGCTCGGCGAACTGGCACGGTTCATCCAGAGCCGCGTGCACGCGGAGTTCGGCCTGCTGCTGCAGCCCGAACCCGTGCTGATCGGCGTGGATCTGTAG
- the aceB gene encoding malate synthase A, whose product MTTPTASPAAPTRTVGTAVSTEKGPTLRITGPMHDRFDEILTPEAVAFLAELHHRFANRRHDRLADRMRRRFEIGNGHDPRFRDDTAHIRHDADWRVAGAGPGLEDRRVEITGPTDPKMTINALNSGARVWLADQEDATSPTWSNVIGGQLSLRDAIRGELSFTSPDGKEYRVTAERTPTIVMRPRGWHLVENHIEFIDRTGRTMAASGSLIDFGLYFFHNAQALIDGGRGPYFYIAKLESSEEARLWDDVFSFSEEYIGIPHGTIRATVLIETLPAAFEMEEILYELRDHCAGLNAGRWDYIFSIIKNYRGRGARFVLPDRSEVTMTVPFMRAYTELLVKTCHRRGAYAIGGMSAFIPNRRNPEVTERALEKVAADKKREAGDGFDGTWVAHPDLIPAAQAEFDAVLGERPNQIDRQRDDVEVTAEQLLDLRIGRSITAKGVADNVSVAIRYIEAWLRGLGAVAIDDLMEDAATAEISRSQVWQWIHQDRRTQEGERITVEYIEGLIDQLLAQTPRVEGDRFDDAADVFRDVALKPEFPSFLTLPAYSRFLREAD is encoded by the coding sequence ATGACCACCCCCACTGCGTCACCGGCCGCCCCGACCCGGACCGTCGGCACCGCCGTCTCGACCGAGAAGGGCCCGACGCTGCGCATCACCGGACCGATGCACGACCGGTTCGACGAGATCCTCACCCCTGAGGCGGTCGCCTTCCTCGCCGAACTGCACCACCGCTTCGCCAACCGCCGCCACGACCGCCTCGCCGACCGGATGCGCCGGCGCTTCGAGATCGGCAACGGCCACGACCCCCGTTTCCGCGACGACACCGCGCACATCCGCCACGACGCCGACTGGCGCGTCGCCGGTGCCGGCCCCGGCCTGGAGGACCGCCGGGTGGAGATCACCGGTCCCACCGACCCGAAGATGACCATCAACGCCCTCAACTCCGGCGCGCGGGTGTGGCTCGCCGACCAGGAGGACGCCACCAGCCCCACCTGGAGCAACGTCATCGGCGGCCAGCTGTCGCTGCGCGACGCCATCCGCGGTGAGCTGTCCTTCACCAGCCCCGACGGCAAGGAGTACCGCGTCACCGCCGAGCGCACCCCCACCATCGTGATGCGCCCGCGTGGCTGGCACCTGGTCGAGAACCACATCGAGTTCATCGACCGCACCGGCCGCACGATGGCCGCCTCGGGATCGCTCATCGACTTCGGCCTGTACTTCTTCCACAACGCCCAGGCCCTGATCGACGGCGGCCGCGGCCCGTACTTCTACATCGCCAAGCTCGAGTCCAGCGAAGAGGCCAGGCTCTGGGACGACGTGTTCTCGTTCAGCGAGGAGTACATCGGCATCCCGCACGGCACCATCCGCGCCACCGTGCTCATCGAGACCCTGCCCGCCGCCTTCGAGATGGAGGAGATCCTCTACGAGCTGCGCGACCACTGCGCGGGCCTGAACGCCGGCCGCTGGGACTACATCTTCTCGATCATCAAGAACTACCGCGGCCGCGGCGCCCGGTTCGTGCTGCCGGACCGCAGCGAGGTCACCATGACCGTGCCGTTCATGCGGGCCTACACCGAGCTGCTCGTGAAGACCTGCCACCGGCGCGGTGCCTACGCCATCGGCGGCATGAGCGCCTTCATCCCGAACCGCCGCAACCCCGAGGTCACCGAGCGGGCGCTCGAGAAGGTCGCCGCCGACAAGAAGCGCGAGGCCGGCGACGGCTTCGACGGCACCTGGGTCGCGCATCCCGATCTCATCCCCGCCGCGCAGGCCGAGTTCGACGCGGTGCTCGGTGAGCGCCCGAACCAGATCGACCGGCAGCGCGACGACGTCGAGGTGACGGCCGAGCAGCTGCTCGACCTGCGCATCGGCCGTTCCATCACGGCCAAGGGCGTCGCCGACAACGTCTCGGTGGCGATCCGCTACATCGAGGCCTGGCTGCGGGGGCTGGGCGCCGTGGCGATCGACGACCTCATGGAGGATGCCGCCACGGCGGAGATCAGCCGCTCGCAGGTGTGGCAGTGGATCCACCAGGACCGCCGCACACAGGAGGGCGAGCGGATCACCGTCGAGTACATCGAGGGCCTGATCGACCAGCTGCTCGCGCAGACCCCGCGCGTCGAGGGCGATCGCTTCGACGACGCCGCCGACGTGTTCCGCGACGTGGCGCTGAAGCCCGAGTTCCCCTCGTTCCTGACGCTGCCCGCCTACTCGCGCTTCCTGCGCGAAGCCGACTGA
- a CDS encoding MaoC/PaaZ C-terminal domain-containing protein, with the protein MNAQTFTVGDVVAERTVHLTRESLVRYAGASGDFNPIHYRDDVAASVGLPGVLAHGMLTMGLASSAVIAALPAEARLIDYGVRFTKPVVVDPDTGADVHVLAKVGAVDESSARIDLTVRAGETTVLVKAQLRVAL; encoded by the coding sequence GTGAACGCGCAGACCTTCACCGTCGGCGACGTCGTCGCCGAGCGCACCGTGCACCTCACGCGCGAGTCGCTGGTGCGCTACGCCGGCGCATCCGGCGACTTCAACCCGATCCACTACCGCGACGACGTCGCCGCATCCGTCGGTCTCCCCGGGGTGCTCGCCCACGGAATGCTGACCATGGGCCTCGCCTCCTCCGCCGTCATCGCAGCCCTCCCGGCCGAAGCGCGCCTGATCGACTACGGGGTGCGCTTCACGAAGCCCGTCGTCGTCGACCCCGACACCGGCGCCGACGTGCACGTGCTGGCCAAGGTCGGCGCAGTCGACGAGAGCTCCGCACGCATCGATCTCACCGTCAGGGCCGGCGAGACGACCGTTCTCGTCAAGGCGCAGCTGCGCGTCGCGCTCTGA